The Kitasatospora sp. NBC_00374 genome has a segment encoding these proteins:
- a CDS encoding class I SAM-dependent methyltransferase, which yields MTDLLAAHAQPAPEVLAAFEAATGFMPVDEGLALYAAAVAAAERTGLPLLEIGTYCGRSAILLADAARRAGTVALTVDHHRGSEEQQPGWEYHDPTLVDPEVGLMDTLPVFRRTLHRAGLEEHVIALVGRSPQLAAVWGGPLALVFIDGGHTDEHATGDYLGWTPHLAPEGLLVVHDVFPDPADGGQAPYRVYLRALAEGFEEISVTGSLRVLRRTGR from the coding sequence ATGACCGACCTCCTGGCGGCCCACGCCCAGCCGGCACCCGAGGTGCTGGCGGCCTTCGAGGCGGCGACCGGGTTCATGCCGGTGGACGAGGGGCTCGCTCTGTACGCGGCGGCGGTGGCCGCCGCCGAGCGCACCGGGCTGCCGCTGCTGGAGATCGGCACCTACTGCGGGCGCTCGGCGATCCTGCTGGCCGACGCCGCCCGGCGGGCCGGGACGGTGGCCCTGACGGTCGACCACCACCGGGGCTCGGAGGAGCAGCAGCCCGGCTGGGAGTACCACGACCCGACGCTGGTCGACCCCGAGGTCGGCCTGATGGACACCCTGCCGGTCTTCCGCCGGACCCTGCACCGGGCCGGCCTGGAGGAGCACGTGATCGCGCTGGTCGGCCGCTCGCCGCAGCTCGCCGCCGTCTGGGGCGGCCCGCTCGCGCTGGTCTTCATCGACGGCGGGCACACCGACGAGCACGCCACCGGCGACTACCTGGGCTGGACGCCGCACCTGGCACCCGAGGGCCTGCTGGTCGTCCACGACGTCTTCCCCGACCCCGCCGACGGCGGCCAGGCCCCCTATCGGGTCTACCTGCGCGCCCTCGCCGAGGGCTTCGAGGAGATCTCGGTGACCGGCTCGCTGCGGGTACTGCGCCGAACCGGGCGCTGA
- a CDS encoding N-acetylmuramoyl-L-alanine amidase gives MTRPTSSPPPPEPPVEVPADRPRRRRALLLGCAAVPICLGGWFGWQALADSGPGVFGPSDAPAGEGHVADPAGLPTGLPVPPGSPSPDAASAAGSASPTTPGTASGPPPAGAGKPLAGRTVLLDAGHNTGNGQHTTEINRQVDIGNARKECDTTGTSTNSGYSEAEYTLDVSRRARQLLQDLGARVVYTQDGDRPWGPCIDERAAIGNEAKADVALSVHGDGAPASVSGFHVIMPGKVTAGKADTSAIVEPSHRFGVLLRDHFKDATGEPYADYIGKQGLDTRTDLGGLNLSRIPKVFIECGNMRNPGDAGRMSDPQWRQQAAQGITDALTAYLTSG, from the coding sequence GTGACCCGCCCCACCAGCTCGCCCCCGCCACCGGAGCCGCCCGTCGAGGTGCCGGCCGACCGTCCGCGCCGCCGCCGTGCCCTGCTGCTCGGGTGCGCCGCGGTACCGATCTGTCTGGGGGGCTGGTTCGGCTGGCAGGCGCTGGCCGACAGCGGTCCCGGAGTCTTCGGCCCGTCGGACGCCCCCGCGGGCGAGGGGCACGTGGCCGACCCGGCCGGGCTGCCGACCGGCCTGCCGGTGCCGCCCGGCTCACCGTCGCCGGACGCCGCGTCCGCCGCCGGCAGCGCGTCGCCGACGACTCCCGGCACCGCCTCCGGCCCGCCCCCGGCCGGCGCCGGGAAGCCGCTGGCCGGCCGTACCGTGCTGCTCGACGCGGGCCACAACACCGGCAACGGGCAGCACACCACGGAGATCAACCGCCAGGTGGACATCGGCAACGCCCGCAAGGAGTGCGACACCACGGGCACCTCGACCAACAGCGGGTACAGCGAGGCCGAGTACACCCTGGACGTCTCCCGGCGGGCCCGGCAGCTGCTGCAGGACCTCGGGGCCCGGGTGGTGTACACCCAGGACGGCGACCGGCCGTGGGGTCCGTGCATCGACGAGCGGGCCGCGATCGGCAACGAGGCGAAGGCGGACGTCGCGCTCTCGGTGCACGGGGACGGCGCGCCGGCCTCGGTGAGCGGCTTCCACGTGATCATGCCGGGCAAGGTCACCGCCGGGAAGGCCGACACCTCGGCCATCGTGGAGCCCTCGCACCGCTTCGGGGTACTGCTGCGCGACCACTTCAAGGACGCGACCGGCGAACCGTACGCCGACTACATCGGCAAGCAGGGCCTGGACACCCGGACCGACCTGGGCGGCCTCAACCTGTCGCGGATCCCGAAGGTCTTCATCGAGTGCGGCAACATGCGCAACCCGGGCGACGCCGGCCGGATGAGCGACCCGCAGTGGCGCCAGCAGGCCGCGCAGGGCATCACCGACGCCCTGACCGCGTATCTCACGTCCGGCTGA